Within the Platichthys flesus chromosome 8, fPlaFle2.1, whole genome shotgun sequence genome, the region CAACCtccatcaccacacacacacgtttgcatAGTTTTCCTTATtgggactttgcattgacttcaaTTCATTGTGTACGCCCTAACCAAAACCTCCTCCATAACCTTAGCTTAGACCAGTCCATGCACAACCAGAGCCAGAACCTGACCACCCTTCACATGTATCCATTGACTGTAACCTGGAGCTCAGAAAAGAGGTTATGTCTCATCAGGACAATGCTTTCATTAGTCCCCATGAGGTCccctggtcctgacaaggtcagggTTTCTGCTGAGAAAAGTCCCCAGAGAGGGCagaaacaagcacacacacactatcttgTTTCTCAAAAGCTCCGAGGACACTCATAATACATTCCCCAGCATCTACACTAACATAAACCTAATTATTACCTAAACCTTATATATCCTAAACCtatgtctaaccctaacccaaagcTAAGTTTAACCCAAGCCTAATTCTAATCGAAACctcattctaaccctaacctcaaCCTTAttctaacctaaacctaacctaaacctaaacctaattctaaccctaacccaatttTAACCTAAACCTTAGTCAAAAATCTAAAACCaattcttaaccctcaaacaaacacacacacatacaaccacaTCACCTCTGATTCTCTCCCTTGTCACTCTTTTGCTGCGTTCATGGCCCCTCACAAGCTCCACACATCCAACTGGCTTAATAAGTAATTAAGTTGAACATATTGTAAGTATATCAGTGTCACAATGTTTGTACCTAGGATGTGTGCAGCAGGGGTAGGACTCAGACTAGAGAGAGAAAATGCACAATTCgtttaaaaacaattacaacGGACATATATATGGTCACTTTCACCACAgccctcatcatcatcagtcatCCCTGTTCCACGTTCTCTCCGACACCCCATGAAGGCAACATCGCTGGTACGTGACAGAAGATTTCAtcaaaagagattaaaaaaaaaatacatacactCCATAGATTTAAAGGTCAGTGGAAAGTCATGGTGGCCAAACCCAGGCACAATGTAATACGATTCAGGTGTCTGATTACAGTTACTTTGGCAGCATACAGCAAAATGTACACAATTGCATTTGTGGTTGTCATTTGTTGCCCTTATAAACAGGTTGGATacaaacaattttttaaatataagattttttttaatttttacaaTTAATAAAGTATCAGGGAGGGAATCTTTATTCTGTAATAATTATCAATTATAAAATTGCAGTGGTATCACGTGGGCATTCATATTCCATATAATAACGTGATTAACGAGCCTTTGAACGACATCCTTTGAGTCTCTTATTTACGAGTTAGTTACTTCTTCCGCTTTGTTGACGTCTCACACGTACTGTGCCTTCCCAGCATTCACCGCGAGCTCTGCAGCATATTATTGACAAAGAGACGAGGCTGGAGGCGAACAACAACAGGGtgcgatcacacacacagaccgcgGAGACTCTGACCTGTGTGCTGGCAACAAGGTAAAACCCTCCTCCGACTTGTTGTCTTCGTGTAGGACCTCTCTCGGTTGTGTCCTGTGTAATGACACCGCGCACAGACAGCGTTTAGAGGCGATCAGCTATCACCTGGGCTCGGACTAGCAGGCTAATGCTAGCTAACGTCACCAGCGCTGTACGTCGGTTAGCATTACACTGTAACGATGTGTTAACTACAGGGACAGAGCGAGCAACTGCGACCGTGAGcatgatgttttctttctatttctatttctaatAAACACAGAAGCGTGAGGACCTTATATCTTGCGTCTGTTCACGCTGTCACTCACGATCACGCCACACTTTAAAGGCAGACTACAGTGTGTGCTTCAAATACAGTCTTTAGATACAgtctttaaatgttaatatgaCGAACCACAAACTACGACGCCTCAGTAAGTGATGAGCGAGTTCAGCAGAGCTTAGTGGACATGGAGGTGACCGTATCGGGAGGTTCACGTGTACGTGGAAAACAAAAGTGTTGATCGCCACTTGGATTGCGACACCACGAGCCCCTGGTTCCTCGAGTAGCACAGTAACcatgtaaacacagagacacgtgACCGGACAGGCCGAGCTCCTGTTTGTCTGAGCCTAACTTGATTAAGGTTCATGTTTTTGATGTAGAAAAAAGTGATGAGGAAAAAGCAAAACATGTGTTTATCGATAATTAAAACAGATATTAGTTATACTATAGTTAGATAAAGAATGTTAGCACGAGCATATAAATGTGCACTAATTCGTTTGAGACCATTGATGAATTATCTTGTGTAAACTGCAATAAAACAGCAAGGTGCCACTGCTTCATGTCAGCTGAAGCAGGGGCACCTCATAACAGGTTGGCAGTGTAACTTTGGGCCAAGCtgatatattgtttttcttttctttctttttctccaacATTACTTCCTGCCCAAAAAAATGcacaattaatttatttgtagAACAAACCTTGGCAGTGCATCTTACATGTTAAGCTTTAATGCATTAACCATAACAGAATATTGATgtgcaaaaaactaaaaacagcaGATGAATTCATGGAATAACACGGCACTCGTTGGAACATATACCTCCATCAAGGTCCATGACTCCTGTTTAGAACCACATCTCCTGGACCTGCCGcttgatccagatctgcatcaATATTTAGTCTTCTCTGACTTCAACcaagttttgtgaaaaaaaaattttttcTTACAAACCTACAAACAGATTACCTACTACTATTGTGCCTATGTCATTGAGTAACTGTACTTTATTATCATACTTTGTTACTTCACAGTGTCTTGTCATGGCTCTAAGAAGCTGAGGGCGGGAAGTGCCGTTTCCACCAAAAGGGAGTTTTGACAGCTGACAGTGGGTAGAGAAGGGTGGGGGGCCCAGCAGGCAGACCGTGGACGGGGAAGGGGACGAGCTCAGCTGGAGccaatgcagcagcagcatcgacAGCCTGAGCTGGTGGAAGGAAACCTTCCCGTGTTCGTGTTCCCCACTGAGCTCATCTTCTACGCAGATGATCAGACATCCCACAAGCAGGTGCTCACCCTCTACAATCCCTATGAGTTCGCCCTCAAGTTTAAAGGTTAGTGGGCAGAGGAAAATACAATTCATCTCATGCTTCTGTGTACACTATATCACATTTGGGATTATTTCTGAATAGATTGGTAACTTGTGCACTTGTTAATTTTTGTCAGTGCTCTGCACAGCGCCAAACAAGTACACTGTGGTGGATGCCACCGGTGCCGTCAAGCCACAATGTTGCGTTGAcatgtgagtttgttttttgtctgtagtatatttatttttcatgcagTGGTACATCTATGAAGTTGTTATTCATGCCCATGTCTTTGTTGTTCAttgatttctttaaaaatattagAAGGTTTGCAAGGCAGCGTTGACTTTATATCTCCTGTCAGTTTGGGTTGTTTGTACAGCTGACCTTCCCACCTTGTTAAATAAAGACTATGTGTCCACCCAGAGTCATCAGACACAGAGATGTGCGGGCCTGCCATTATGGGGTGTACGACAAGTTCCGACTGCAGGTGTCGGAGCAGAGTCAGAGGAAAGCCCTGGGTCGCAAAGAGGTGACGGCGACGCTCCGCCCCTCTGCCTCGCAGGAGCCGCCCAGCCCCCGGCCCCTAGATGATGACCGCAGAATTAAAGAGCAGTTTGCAGAAAGCGAGTTTTTTGAACAGACTGCATTTCAAACAGGTGAGTAGAGCTGCCTGTTGCGTGGTGCTGTCACTAGATGGCGCCAAAGTCTTACAAAATATGTGCAAATATGGGAATGGGTGCATTCAGGTTGTTTTCTCCCATTTCCTTTAGCATGGCGAAATGGGGAGTTAGCCTTGAGGGAGATGTAACTCTCTGATTGGACAAAGCCTCAGTGCTAAAAAATAGAGTTGATCCTCATTATGAGTCAATGCTGTAACTGCATTTACCAGTTTGCCAATCCCATCACTGTTCACTGCTATGTGTTGCTAATTGGAGGACATATTGTAGTTATACTGATAAGTCAACAGTTTTAGTTTCATAAACCCTGTCTGATCTTATCCTTTAGCTACACAATCCTTTGAGGTCTAGAGCCTTCTCCTTGATTAGAATGAAAGTAAGTTTGCCTTTTCCATGCCACAAAATCTGTTTAAGGCACATAAGTCTGGGGAAGAGTTTATATATCTCGTATATTAAGCAGCAATGACATGATCCCACTAACAAGCCCTGTCTGTAAATCCAAACTCTGATCACACACtgtgtcctctttctctctcgcctCCTCCAATGTTGTCTAAACACTATTAAAAGCACATCAGTGAGCCGCACCTTTGCACTGGGCATCCTCCTCATGCATTACCATGAGCGTGGACACTAGTTTATTTTGAGTGTATCccacacactgagctgctgctggaaataCTCAGCAGACTGTAGCACCAAATGTGTGCTAGAAAATATTTCCCATATGCAAATACACTATTTAATCCTGTTTGAGTACTGTTTGCTAAAGTTAAAAGAACAGTTgttagaatttagtgacatctagtctgctgaatacccctcacctcaccctcccctcccttaCATGGAAGAGAACCTGTAGAAGCCCTCAGttctcataaaaactcaaaaggtgtttagttgtCTGGTTTGGGctattgtaaaaaaacatggcagcctccatagagTGGACCCGCTATAAAGTATTacaatataaagggcccattataaggtaaagaaaaaaatttagatgaaacacaagtgaaaacagaaccaggattcttttttattttctattcctTTCTATCACCTAAATCTTACCAATCAACCCATTTTTTAATTATACAAATAGTTTATCATTTGTTCTagatttttattgtatattcaCGTTATCTGACACTGGATTCTTTTTATCTAATTATTTCCCTATTTATGTTTGAATTTAGTGCCCTATGTGAAGCACATTGCAGTGTTTTTGTAAACAGGtctataaataaacatcaaacaGTGAGCTTCAGGCCAAGAGCCACAGACCAGCGGGGGATATCTTAAAGTAAGACACAGTAACATGTTGTTGGTTTGGGTCTTTTCataggatttatttttacaccCTTAGAATAATTTTGTGAACTTTTCTAAATGATGAATCTGATCACAGtgtatccctgtgtgtgtgtgtgtgcttggtaGAGAGCCGTCCAGTTGCCGGAGGACCCAGTTTGCTGACGGTGCTGCTTGGGCTGGTGTGTATGGCCGCCCTGATGCTCCCGACGCTGGGGGAGCAAGACTCTACTGTGCCTCTCTACCTCCACTTAAGTGTTAACAAGAAACTTGTAGCTGCTTATGTTCTCGGTGAGTGAGCAATTCACGTCAGTggataatattattaataacaacTTAATTTATTGAGAGCGTATAAAATgctgcacaacaaaaaaaacaaatagaataCAGAAGGAAgtacataaataataatggaaACCCCAAGTTAATTtaggaatataatttttttacaaGACTCAAAAGAAGACAACGTCTT harbors:
- the mospd1 gene encoding motile sperm domain-containing protein 1, with the protein product MQQQHRQPELVEGNLPVFVFPTELIFYADDQTSHKQVLTLYNPYEFALKFKVLCTAPNKYTVVDATGAVKPQCCVDIVIRHRDVRACHYGVYDKFRLQVSEQSQRKALGRKEVTATLRPSASQEPPSPRPLDDDRRIKEQFAESEFFEQTAFQTESRPVAGGPSLLTVLLGLVCMAALMLPTLGEQDSTVPLYLHLSVNKKLVAAYVLGLLTMVILRT